In Deferribacteraceae bacterium V6Fe1, one genomic interval encodes:
- a CDS encoding Rieske 2Fe-2S domain-containing protein: MDKDKRNSAKSLLKFFSILAGVVLFYKFLLPARDTNSNVVKVKIEDVPGEGALIIPDKKIAVMRIHGKYEVFSTVCTHLGCNVAFNKEGFACPCHGSKFDISGNVLKGPATRPLGKKKFKTTQDEIIIYT, encoded by the coding sequence ATGGACAAAGATAAACGTAATTCGGCAAAAAGCTTGCTGAAATTTTTTTCAATACTTGCAGGTGTAGTATTGTTTTATAAATTTTTACTCCCTGCTCGAGATACTAACTCTAATGTTGTTAAAGTTAAAATAGAAGATGTGCCTGGTGAAGGGGCATTGATTATCCCCGATAAAAAGATTGCTGTTATGAGGATTCATGGTAAATATGAAGTGTTTTCTACCGTTTGCACCCATTTAGGGTGCAATGTGGCTTTTAATAAGGAAGGGTTTGCTTGCCCTTGTCACGGCAGTAAGTTTGATATTTCCGGCAATGTGCTAAAAGGGCCTGCTACAAGGCCTCTTGGTAAAAAGAAATTTAAAACTACTCAGGATGAAATAATAATTTATACATGA
- a CDS encoding thioredoxin family protein, with amino-acid sequence MKKSYLLLFSFVLLLFFGCSQRDDKSEDALSAIYSSKKSAITFIELGSVNCVPCKMMQPVMKNIEKRFGAQVKVIFYDVWTKEDAKYAKIYNINGIPTQVFLDKNGKEIARHVGFYPEEELANFLKSQGLKEIGTK; translated from the coding sequence ATGAAAAAAAGTTATCTATTATTGTTTTCTTTTGTATTACTTCTGTTTTTTGGATGCTCACAGCGTGATGATAAGTCAGAGGACGCATTAAGCGCAATTTATTCTTCTAAAAAATCTGCTATTACCTTTATTGAGCTTGGGTCAGTAAACTGTGTCCCTTGTAAGATGATGCAGCCTGTCATGAAAAATATTGAAAAGAGGTTTGGTGCGCAAGTTAAAGTCATTTTTTATGATGTATGGACTAAGGAAGATGCAAAATACGCAAAGATTTATAATATAAACGGTATTCCGACTCAAGTCTTTTTGGATAAAAATGGTAAAGAGATTGCCCGCCATGTAGGTTTTTATCCGGAAGAGGAGCTTGCAAATTTTCTAAAGTCTCAGGGTCTTAAAGAAATCGGCACAAAATGA
- a CDS encoding cytochrome b N-terminal domain-containing protein, with product MIKRFIDHFFANKINENAANFFYTFHLGIFLITIFLLLFMSGILLVFYYLPVPDMAYKSVLFIEENVFLGKYLRSFHRMLTHFFLVFSALHILRIIFSGVYKQRALNYRYGYMMFLLIIFYAYTGYLLPFDQLSFWATTTGMELIRQLPLGDKLVGMLVPFAVEDKYTLLRFYVLHVVILPILLTFLVSMHMYILRKDKLLLQDEKKINLNEFKKGILKPALIITLVILVLSVVIKSPLGVPADFTTPPNPAKSAWFLLWIQEIVSIRGYLFNILAIIFILYLFLPEISKRGEGYGWFSKDDKPVWIFTLFFTMLIIILTIIAYYFRGPNWSLVF from the coding sequence ATGATAAAAAGATTTATTGACCATTTTTTTGCAAATAAGATTAACGAAAATGCCGCAAATTTCTTTTATACATTCCATTTGGGTATCTTTCTAATCACTATATTTTTACTCCTCTTTATGTCAGGGATTCTTTTGGTATTTTACTATTTGCCGGTGCCTGATATGGCTTATAAATCGGTACTCTTTATAGAAGAAAACGTATTCTTGGGAAAATATCTAAGAAGTTTCCATAGAATGTTAACTCATTTTTTTCTTGTATTTTCGGCACTGCACATTTTAAGGATTATATTTTCCGGGGTATATAAGCAGAGAGCGTTAAACTATAGGTATGGATATATGATGTTTTTACTTATAATTTTCTATGCCTATACAGGGTATTTGCTACCATTTGATCAACTGAGTTTTTGGGCTACCACAACAGGTATGGAGCTTATAAGACAACTCCCCTTAGGGGATAAGCTTGTAGGCATGCTTGTCCCTTTTGCCGTAGAGGATAAATACACACTTTTGAGGTTTTACGTTTTACACGTGGTAATATTGCCTATTTTACTGACTTTTTTGGTAAGTATGCATATGTATATACTCAGAAAAGATAAGCTTTTGCTTCAAGATGAGAAAAAGATTAACCTAAACGAATTTAAGAAAGGTATTCTTAAACCTGCATTAATAATAACATTAGTAATTCTTGTGCTGTCAGTCGTAATTAAATCCCCTTTAGGCGTGCCGGCAGATTTTACTACTCCGCCAAATCCTGCAAAAAGTGCGTGGTTTTTGCTGTGGATACAGGAAATTGTCAGTATTAGAGGGTATTTGTTTAATATTTTGGCTATAATTTTTATCCTGTATCTCTTTTTACCTGAGATTTCAAAAAGGGGTGAGGGTTACGGTTGGTTTTCCAAAGATGACAAACCTGTTTGGATATTTACATTATTTTTTACAATGTTGATTATTATCCTTACGATAATTGCTTATTATTTTAGGGGGCCAAATTGGTCGCTCGTTTTTTAA
- a CDS encoding cytochrome C, which translates to MKIKSVIFCVFLLWTILHNLVFASECANCHKNIEKTSPSHDLTCVDCHSGDNKSKDKDIAHKGMFGGRNPGSVDVWDKTCGKCHEYQFKRVNTTIMYTNTGILKNTALAWGEKFEKLYGTSEQKSYDKSGKPVKIESAAANDNMSAELYRKFCSLCHVGEDRMEGYRAHHSSGCSACHYSHSSSGAYEGEDEQIYGKKPYAKTHQMNVLPGDDVCLRCHNRSGRISLSYQGLYDGNNSLVPTKDGLPGPELISGVRNLRHMPEDIHKEYGMECIDCHTSRDIMGDGYVYENMYEQVEVTCEDCHGDGKSLPKTEKIVGENDSPFLESKNYPFKLYAGMEMVLTSKGRKYSNVIKEGDKFYLFKKRTGKKIEIKTILDDENHKVVGHERLECYTCHSKVVVQCYGCHTVYDKREKMTDYIKKSDTEGQFSEKEDFRLFYPFPLAINQRGKISPITPGCQTFFSVIEDNGSYSLKEHVFKLDEGEVLKFAPFYGHNTGKKAVSCRQCHGEPFFAGLGRGLISLKNKDITSSILCEKSGKPIDSLIEIDDGNMEISSKVVREHSRPFSRDELTRFFGANLCIVCHDKGESRIYGKKVDYSILNDNTHSPLFK; encoded by the coding sequence ATGAAAATAAAATCAGTGATTTTTTGCGTTTTTTTATTATGGACAATATTGCATAATTTGGTTTTTGCTTCCGAATGTGCTAATTGTCACAAAAATATAGAAAAAACCTCCCCGTCGCACGACTTGACTTGTGTTGATTGTCATAGCGGAGACAATAAATCAAAGGATAAAGATATAGCCCATAAAGGTATGTTTGGCGGAAGAAATCCGGGAAGTGTGGATGTGTGGGATAAGACCTGTGGAAAATGTCACGAGTATCAGTTTAAAAGGGTCAATACTACGATAATGTATACTAATACAGGTATCTTAAAAAATACTGCACTTGCCTGGGGTGAAAAATTTGAAAAACTTTATGGCACTTCTGAGCAAAAGAGCTATGATAAAAGTGGTAAGCCCGTAAAGATTGAAAGTGCTGCTGCAAACGATAATATGTCTGCTGAGCTATATCGGAAATTTTGCTCACTTTGTCATGTAGGTGAAGATAGAATGGAAGGTTACAGGGCTCATCACTCATCAGGGTGTTCCGCTTGTCATTATTCACATAGCAGCAGCGGGGCATATGAGGGTGAAGATGAGCAGATTTACGGTAAGAAGCCTTATGCAAAAACGCATCAGATGAATGTATTGCCAGGAGATGATGTCTGTCTTAGGTGTCATAACAGAAGCGGCAGAATATCGCTTAGCTATCAGGGGCTTTATGACGGGAATAATTCTCTTGTGCCTACGAAGGACGGACTACCTGGACCTGAGCTTATCAGCGGAGTGAGAAATTTAAGACATATGCCTGAGGACATCCACAAAGAGTATGGCATGGAGTGTATAGATTGCCATACCTCAAGAGATATTATGGGTGATGGTTATGTTTATGAAAATATGTATGAACAGGTTGAGGTTACATGTGAAGATTGCCATGGCGACGGCAAATCTTTACCAAAGACAGAAAAGATAGTCGGTGAGAATGATTCCCCTTTTCTTGAGTCAAAAAACTACCCTTTTAAACTTTATGCAGGGATGGAGATGGTGCTTACTTCAAAAGGGAGAAAATATTCAAATGTAATAAAAGAGGGGGATAAATTTTACCTTTTTAAGAAAAGGACAGGGAAGAAGATTGAGATAAAGACAATTTTAGATGATGAAAACCATAAAGTAGTCGGCCATGAAAGGCTTGAGTGTTATACATGTCACTCTAAAGTGGTGGTGCAATGTTACGGTTGTCATACGGTTTATGACAAAAGGGAAAAGATGACCGATTATATAAAAAAATCTGATACCGAAGGACAATTTAGTGAAAAGGAAGATTTCCGGCTATTCTATCCATTCCCTTTGGCTATAAATCAGAGGGGGAAGATTTCTCCAATTACTCCGGGTTGTCAGACCTTCTTTTCGGTGATAGAGGATAATGGCAGCTACTCACTAAAAGAGCATGTTTTTAAATTAGATGAGGGGGAGGTCTTAAAGTTTGCACCTTTTTACGGACACAACACAGGTAAGAAGGCTGTTTCGTGCAGGCAGTGTCATGGCGAGCCATTTTTTGCGGGGCTTGGCAGAGGACTTATTTCTTTGAAGAATAAAGATATTACTTCAAGCATTCTTTGTGAAAAAAGCGGCAAGCCTATCGATTCACTTATTGAAATAGATGATGGAAATATGGAAATTTCTTCAAAAGTAGTCAGGGAGCATTCGAGGCCATTTAGTAGAGATGAATTAACGAGATTTTTCGGGGCAAATCTATGTATAGTTTGCCACGATAAAGGTGAAAGCAGGATATATGGTAAAAAAGTGGATTATTCTATCCTTAATGACAATACTCACAGCCCTTTGTTTAAATAG
- a CDS encoding rhodanese-like domain-containing protein — protein sequence MENLLRNLNMEDVLKIRFSPDKAIELLNKDEAILLDIRYPFETEKWGMKFSIEIPLNELPDRVEELPKDKVIICACPQDFRSNIACQFLNLHGFHAKVLVGGLLALTDRLKGMAAKDLTL from the coding sequence ATGGAAAATTTACTTAGAAATTTAAACATGGAAGATGTTTTAAAAATCAGGTTTAGTCCAGATAAGGCGATTGAGTTATTAAATAAAGATGAGGCAATACTTTTGGACATCAGATACCCTTTTGAGACGGAAAAATGGGGGATGAAATTTAGCATCGAAATCCCTCTGAATGAGTTACCTGATAGGGTGGAAGAGCTACCAAAAGATAAGGTCATTATTTGTGCATGTCCCCAAGATTTCAGGTCAAATATCGCATGCCAATTTTTGAATTTGCATGGGTTTCATGCCAAAGTATTGGTGGGCGGACTGCTCGCATTGACTGACAGATTAAAAGGGATGGCCGCAAAAGATTTGACTTTATAA
- a CDS encoding cytochrome C biogenesis protein codes for MIETIFNNINYLVNQQIVIALLAAFVWGVVSVMISPCHLSGIPLICGYLMKRSENIKSAFWLSSVFSFGVLISIAVIGVVTILLGRIFGDVGILGDLLVGALFIVFGAYLLGLVNLNWKGFQYKSVKVNVLSVFIMGFIFGIGLGPCTFAYIAPIIGFTFKISGAEILRPALLLLFFAVGHTITIAVAGVSGNLVAKFLKFNEKSNFLNVLQKIVGVGLVIIGIFYLL; via the coding sequence ATGATTGAGACAATTTTCAATAATATTAATTATCTTGTAAATCAACAAATTGTCATAGCTTTGCTTGCTGCTTTTGTGTGGGGGGTAGTAAGCGTTATGATTAGCCCTTGTCATTTGAGCGGTATCCCTTTGATATGTGGTTACCTTATGAAGCGGTCTGAAAATATAAAAAGTGCTTTTTGGCTCTCATCTGTTTTTTCCTTTGGAGTTTTAATTAGTATTGCCGTAATCGGTGTTGTAACCATATTGTTGGGTAGGATATTCGGTGATGTGGGGATTTTAGGAGATTTGTTAGTCGGTGCACTTTTTATAGTATTTGGAGCATATTTGTTAGGTTTAGTGAATCTTAACTGGAAGGGTTTTCAATATAAATCCGTCAAGGTAAATGTATTGTCTGTTTTTATTATGGGTTTTATTTTTGGCATAGGGCTTGGCCCATGCACATTTGCATATATTGCTCCTATTATCGGGTTTACGTTTAAAATATCCGGTGCTGAAATTTTAAGACCAGCGCTATTATTGTTATTTTTTGCTGTCGGCCATACAATAACTATTGCCGTTGCAGGTGTAAGCGGAAATTTGGTCGCAAAGTTTCTCAAATTTAATGAAAAATCTAATTTTTTAAATGTGCTTCAAAAAATTGTCGGCGTAGGTTTGGTAATAATTGGTATATTTTATCTTTTATAG
- a CDS encoding c-type cytochrome, with protein MKCHEPHYTREANCTICHRGIDITSRKDIAHFNLITAKYADFLINEKVLEKAREIVNDSGCRRCHVLEGRGNILARDLHGTGGKNTGEYIFKMIKEPNEYMPDFHFDNSTINKLVKLILFDGVKVVKKENASYPVFLDSDVENVFGKKCGNCHRAVLKNIGPAGKGDIGPNLSGLFSEYYKSKILTKNKKITEDIFRKWLKNPREISEKTVMPIIALDSKEIDDLVENLK; from the coding sequence ATGAAGTGCCACGAGCCTCACTACACAAGAGAAGCCAATTGCACTATTTGTCACAGAGGGATTGATATCACTTCAAGAAAAGATATTGCCCATTTTAATCTTATTACAGCTAAATATGCCGATTTTTTAATTAATGAAAAGGTGTTGGAAAAAGCCAGAGAGATAGTCAACGATTCCGGTTGCAGAAGATGTCATGTTTTAGAAGGCAGAGGGAATATTCTTGCTCGTGATTTGCATGGCACCGGCGGTAAAAATACCGGGGAATATATCTTTAAAATGATAAAAGAGCCAAACGAATACATGCCAGATTTTCACTTTGACAACTCTACTATAAATAAGCTTGTGAAGCTGATACTATTTGATGGTGTTAAAGTCGTTAAGAAAGAAAATGCGTCATATCCCGTATTTCTTGATAGTGATGTGGAGAATGTATTTGGCAAAAAATGCGGGAATTGTCATAGAGCAGTATTAAAAAATATCGGTCCAGCCGGCAAAGGGGATATCGGCCCTAATTTGTCAGGCTTGTTTAGTGAGTATTATAAGTCAAAAATATTAACAAAAAATAAAAAAATCACTGAGGATATATTCAGAAAATGGCTCAAGAATCCAAGGGAGATATCAGAAAAAACGGTTATGCCTATAATTGCGTTGGATAGTAAAGAGATTGACGATTTGGTTGAAAATCTTAAATAG
- a CDS encoding cytochrome c3 family protein yields the protein MVKKWIILSLMTILTALCLNSFGYALEGCTGNCHKDIVNSGEHKGVVCTSCHVSSENHYVKSVTFDTCLKCHKDYENMKNSPMHTKVNEKDFVHKVFDKVDSKFYDKNCNSCHVVNCSDCHGVDKKTHSIAKPNNETCLKCHNSYFIGHEYVGLGIRDDHERYQRGIEFDNKSYMKMSPDIHFELGLKCADCHDMSSISNGEKSSKVCTDCHQKVDKTVIEHKIEKHMTELECYTCHSAWSAMEFGTFWVKFENSTYQQYFRWLTYYSNEYAKSSFYKINDQVLIGKNEKGVYAPIRPQFITFFTSLKDNLVQGEENKFLGGYFKSVFPHTVRRETVNCEYCHDRGKTYLLQKDEDRIFLPEKDGLKVRNFYNSWGFNMLNGNFISEEEFKKINQKDNVYYKFYIEKNKQILNLIRNVK from the coding sequence ATGGTAAAAAAGTGGATTATTCTATCCTTAATGACAATACTCACAGCCCTTTGTTTAAATAGCTTTGGCTATGCTTTGGAAGGGTGCACGGGAAATTGTCATAAAGATATTGTAAATTCAGGTGAGCATAAGGGTGTAGTTTGCACATCTTGCCATGTCTCAAGTGAAAACCATTACGTAAAGTCTGTTACTTTTGACACATGTTTGAAGTGTCATAAAGATTATGAAAATATGAAAAATTCGCCGATGCATACCAAAGTCAATGAAAAGGATTTTGTTCATAAGGTATTTGATAAGGTAGATAGTAAGTTTTATGATAAAAATTGTAATAGCTGTCATGTTGTAAACTGCTCTGATTGTCATGGGGTTGACAAGAAAACTCACTCGATAGCAAAGCCAAACAATGAGACATGTTTAAAATGTCATAATTCTTACTTTATCGGGCATGAGTATGTAGGTTTGGGTATAAGGGATGACCACGAAAGATACCAGAGGGGTATTGAATTTGATAACAAGAGTTATATGAAAATGAGCCCTGACATACACTTTGAGTTAGGGCTAAAGTGTGCAGATTGTCACGATATGTCAAGTATTTCAAATGGGGAGAAGTCTTCTAAGGTTTGTACCGATTGTCATCAAAAGGTTGATAAGACAGTTATAGAGCATAAAATTGAAAAGCATATGACTGAGCTGGAATGTTATACATGTCACTCTGCCTGGTCTGCTATGGAATTTGGCACATTTTGGGTCAAATTTGAAAACAGCACTTACCAACAATATTTCAGATGGTTGACTTATTATAGTAATGAGTATGCAAAAAGCTCTTTTTATAAGATCAATGATCAAGTACTTATAGGTAAGAATGAAAAGGGGGTATACGCTCCCATTAGGCCTCAATTTATAACCTTTTTTACGAGTTTAAAGGATAATCTGGTGCAAGGTGAAGAGAATAAATTTTTAGGTGGATATTTTAAGTCTGTTTTTCCTCACACGGTAAGAAGAGAAACTGTAAATTGTGAGTACTGTCACGACAGGGGGAAGACCTATTTACTCCAAAAAGATGAGGATAGAATATTTCTCCCGGAAAAGGACGGTCTAAAGGTTAGAAATTTTTATAATTCATGGGGATTTAATATGCTAAACGGTAATTTCATTTCCGAAGAGGAGTTCAAAAAGATAAATCAGAAGGATAATGTGTATTATAAATTTTATATAGAAAAGAATAAGCAGATATTAAATCTAATTCGGAATGTAAAATAG